ACAGGCCGTCGGCGACGATCCGGGTGACCAGCCGCCGGCCCCGCAGCACCAGCAGGTCGCAGGGCTCGTCTTCGTCGAGCCGGGCGAGCACCTGCGAGGCCTGCACCGGCGACATCGGCCGGTCGGCGAGCCCCGGCAGCAGCCGCTCCTTGTGCGGGGACACCAGACCGACGCGGGGCAGCTCGGCCAGCGGATCGGTCAACCGGCCGGTACGGACGGGGGCCTTGAGGACGAGCCGGCTGTCGCAGCCCGCCCGGGACAGTGCCTGCACCGTCGACTGGGCCCAGACGGCGGACCCGTCGATGAGATTGAGGTCGACGTCGCCGTAGACGAGCGCCCGCAGGGTACGGCTCATGACGGCTCCTTCCCGCGCACGGCGAACAGTCGGTGTCCCCGGCCCGCCCAACTGCCGGGCTCCGTGCCGGACAGGTGCAGCGACCGGCGTACCAGCAGCGGCCGCAGCGACGGTACGAAGACGTAGTCGTCGGCGGTCGGCGTGTGGCCCACCGCGTCGGCGCCGGAGTACTCCTGGGCGCACATCAGGTCGAGCAGCAGGGTGTCGGGCCGGTCCTCGGTGAGGTCCGTCCAGTCGGCGACCCAGGGCGCCAGGGGCCGGCCCCGGCGTACGGTCACTCCGGCGGCGGTGAGTTCGTCGAGGCCCTCCGTGTCGGGTACGACGACCTCGTCCGGCCGGTGCAGCTGGCCGAGCACCTGGCCGACGAGCCGGGCGACTTCGGTACGGCCCCGGGGCGCGGCGAGCACGGTGACGTGCCGTTCGTCCAGCGGGTCCGGGGCCCCGGCCAGCCGCGCGAGCTGCGACAGCCGTACCCGGGTGCTGTCGGCCCGGAAGATCTCGCGCAGCCGTTCCCTGCCCTCGGCGGCCGGGTGGAGCCGGGTGAGCCGTACGCCGGTGTCGGCGTCGAGGACGGCGTCCCAGGCGAGGCGGGTGAGGCCGGGCGCGGCGGAGGCGGGGCCGTCCCGCCACAGCACGGACTTCCTGCCCAGCACCCGCTGTTCGGCGAGCAGTTCGGCGAGGGTGCGGTCCAGGTCGGGGGCGAGTCCGGTGCCGGTGAGCCACCAGGGTCCGTCGCCGGTGCAGGCGCTGAGCTGTACGACGAGCACGTCGGGGTCGGTGCGCTGCACGAGGAGTCGTCCGTCGTGCGGCAGCAACGGGTTGACGACGACGTCCGCCGCGAAGTCCTCGGCGGTCTCGGGGGTGAGCACCCCGGCGACGACGAGGCGGTCGCGGGGCGCCGCGGTCAGGGCGCGATGGGTGAGGTGGAACCGGTCGTCCAGCGGCGCCTCCGGCTCGGCCTGCGCCTTCTTCGCGCCGTCGGCCGCCCGGCCGGCGGTGCTCCGGCGTCCGCGCCACAGTCCGTACAGCTCCCCGGGCAGTCTTGCCGCGCCCCGTTTCGGTGAACGCGCGGCGGTCACCAGTGCCTTGCCGACCCGCAGCGAGGTCGAGCCCTCCAGCATGGCCACCCGTGCCTGAAGGACGTCGACCCGGTCCCGGGCGGCTCTGAGTGCGCCGGCGAGCTGTTCCTTCTCCCGTACGGCGGCGGCGAGCCGGTCGGCGAGCGCGTCCTGCCCGGCCGCCTGACGGGTGCGTTCCGCGTCCTCGGCGGCGGTTTCGAGGTCGATCACCCGGGCCCGCAGGGACCGGGAGGCGAGGTCGGCGAAGACGTACTCGTCGGCGATCCGCAGCGCGGTGGCGTAGCCGTCGGAGGGGACGGGCCGGCCGAAGAAGTCGTGCGGTGGCAGGAGTTCGTCGGTGCGGGCGATGACCGCGCCCGCGTGCAGGTGGACGTAGTCGAGGGGTGCGGCGCGCAGGACCTGGCAGCGGTGGCCGACCAGGTCGTCCAGGAGCCGGTGGTAGGGCAGCTCGGATCCGCCGTGCCCGAAGACGATCAGTCCTCGCGCACCGGGCCGCATCCGGGCCAGTACGGCGCGCAGGGCGTCCTCGCCGCCGTGCGGCCCGGCGTGGGGTCCGTAGGAGAGGAGGGCCAACTCGCCCTCGGTGACGGGGCGTTCGTCGTCGTCTCGCAGGTCGACGCCCGGCGGCAGATGCAGGTACGGCTCCAGGCGCAGGCCGCCGCCGGTGGCGTCCACCACCGTCGTGACGGTGTCGAGGTGCGGATGGAGCAGGTCGGTCAGGCGCATCAGCGGGTCCTCGTGAAGACGTGGAAGCCGACCCGGTTCTCCCGGAAGCCGTACGGCCTGGAGAGGGTGTGCCGCAGGCCGAGCGGCTCGAGTTCGGCGCGGTAGGCGGTGAGCGGGCGGTGCACGATGTGCGCACCGCGGGGCGTGCGGCGGCCGGTGTCCTCGTCGGTGACGATCAGCCGGCCGGCGACGCGGACGAGGGAGGCGAGGTTGCGCAGCCCCGCCGCCCATTCCTCGTCGTCGAGGACGTGGAACAGGACGTCCACGCAGACGACGATGTCGTACGGCCAGGGACCCCGCCACTCGTCGAGTGCGGCGACGGCGTAGCGCGGGCCGCCGCCCCCGGCGCGGGCGTGGTCGACGGCGGTCCGGCTGGCGTCGAAGGCGTCGACCCGGTGGCCGCAACGGGCCAGGGCGCGGGCGAAGTACCCCTTGCCGCAGCCGGCGTCCAGCACGAACAGCGGGGCGGCGGGGCTGGACAGGTCGCCGACGAGGGAGAGGAGCGTGCCGAGCCGCTGGGCGTAGAAGAGTTCGTTGCCGGGGCGGTCGAGCCCGATGTGCCCACCGGAGGAGAGGTCGTCGTGGTCGGCATGGCGGGCCTCCCAGTAGGTCCGTGTGCCGTCCCGTGTCGTCGTCCCGTCAGCCATGGCGCTCCAGCCACCCGGTGATCACGCGGGCGATCCGGGCGCCGGCCCGGCCGTCCCACAGGGGCGGGCCCTCGGCGGGTACCGCTCCCCCGCCGTCCAGCAGCTTGCGCAGCGCCGGGACCAGTTCCCCGTGCGTGACGAGCCGGTTGGTGCCGTGGGTGACGGTGACCGGGCGTTCGGTGGTGGTGCGCAGGGTCAGGCAGGGGACGCCCAGGACGGTCGTCTCCTCCTGCACGCCGCCGGAGTCGGTGATCACGGCGGCGGCTCCGCGCACCAGGCTCATGAACTCGACGTAGCCGAGCGGGTCGAGGAGGTGGATGCCGGGTGCGTCGGCGAGGCCGGCCGCCCGCAGCGCGGCCCGGCCGCGCGGGTGCAGCGGGACGACGAGGTCGAGGTGGCGGGCGGCCTCGGTCAGCACGCGGGCGGCGGCCGCCGCGGCCTCGGGGTCGTCGACGTTGGCGGGCCGGTGCAGGGTGACCACGCCGTAGCGCTCGGGCAGTCCGTGGGCGGTGCGGGCGCTCGCGGCGTCGAACTGCTCCAGATGGGTGAGCAGGGTGTCGATCATCGGGTTGCCGACGAGGTGCACGCGCCCGGTGTCGACGCCCTCGCGGGCGAGGTGGCCGACGGCCTCGGGGCTGGTGGCGAACAGCAGCCGGGCGAGCTGGTCGACCAGACGCCGGTTGACCTCCTCCGGCATCGTCATGTCGAAGCTGCGCAGGCCGGCCTCCACATGGGCCACGGGGATGCCCAGTTTGGCGGCGGCCAGCGCGGCGGCCAGTGTCGAGTTCACGTCGCCGTAGACGGTGACGAGGGCGGGTGCGCGGGCGGTCAGTTCGCCCTCCAGGGCGATCAGGAGGTCGGCGGTCTGCCGGGCGTGGCTGCCGGAGCCGACGCCGAGGTCGGTGTCGGGGCGGGGCAGGCCGAGTTGCCGGAAGAAGATGTCCGACATCCGCTCGTCGTAGTGCTGTCCGGTGTGGACGAGCACCTGCTCGGAGCCCGCGGCGCCGAGAGCGGCGACGACCGGCGCGGCCTTGACGAAGTTCGGCCGGGTGCCGACCACATGGAGTACGCAGCCGTTCATGGTTGCCTCCGGTGCCGTGGGGACGGCTGCTGTTGGCGGGCCGTTGCTCGACGTTGGGGAATATCTTGGCGATATGCCCAGAAAAGTCCTTCTTGCGCTCAGTCTGGCGGCCTCGGTGGCAGTTGGCGAACTGCGTCAGGATCCGCTGCGGGCCGCGCTGCTCGGCGTACGCCTGCTGCCGGGGCCCGTCCGGCGGCGGCTGGGGCCGCTCGAACGGCGGCTGACCGTGCGCGCCCGCGCCGCAGGGCCGGCCGCGGCGCCTTCCGCCGCTCGGGTGCCCGCGCCGTACGGCATTCCGTACCGCCCCGTCCCCGGCCGGGTGCTCCATCTGGTCACCAACGGGCTGCCGTTCCGGCACGCCGGTTACACCGTGCGCACGCAGAAGCTCGCCGAGGCCCAGCTCGCGGCCGGGCTCGACCCGCATGTGGTGACCCGGATCGGCTTCCCCGTGACGGGCGGGGTGCTGGACGCCCGCGCCAAGCAGCATGTGGGCGGGGTGCCGCAGCACCGGCTGCTGCCGCCGTGGCTGCCGTACGGCCAGGCCGCCTCGCTCGCGCTCAACGCCGAGCTGGCCGCCCGCCTGGTGGACCGGCTGCGGCCCGCCGTGCTGCACGCCGCGAGCGACCACGGCAACGGACGGGTGGCGCTCGCCCTGCGGGAGACCTACGGGCTGCCGGTGGTCTACGAGGTGCGGGGCTTCCTGGAGGAGACGTGGCTGACGCAGGCGCCGGGCCGCGGCCGGGACGACGAGACGTACCGGACGCGCCGCGCCCTGGAGACGCAGTGCATGCGCGAGGCCGATCTGGTGCTGACGCTGGGTGAGGCCATGAAGGCCGAGATCGTGGGCCGCGGGGTGCCCGGGGAACGGGTGCTGATCGTGCCCAATGCCGTGGACGACGCGTTCCTCGCCCCGCCGCCGGACGGGGCGCCCGTGCGGGCCCGGCTCGGCATCGCGCCGGACGAGTTCGTCGTCGGCACCGTCGGCACCCTCGCCCCGCACGAGGGCATCGGCACTTTGCTCCATGCGGGTGAAGAGCTGCGCCGGCGCGGTGTGCCGCTGCGGTTGCTGATCGTCGGGGACGGTCCACAGCGCCCGGCGCTGGAGCGGCTGGCCGCCCGGCTCGGTCTTGACGACGGGACCGTGCTGTTCACCGGCCGGGTGCCGCACGCCCAAGTCCGGGACTTCTACGCCGTGTTGGACGTGTTCGCGGTGCCGCGTACCGACGAGCGCGTCTGCCGCCTGGTGACCCCGCTCAAGCCGGTCGAGGCGATGGCGAGCGGTGTTCCCGTGCTCGCGAGCGACCTCCCCGCACTCGGAGAACTGGTCGAACCGGAGGTTAACGGGAGGCTAATCAGGACTGAATCGCCACATTCCTGGGCTGATGAGCTTGAAATACTCCTTTACAGTCGAAATCGGCGTGCTGAGTGGGGAGCAGCCGCCCGCGCGAGAGTCGCGCGTGACCGCACCTGGAAGCGGGCCGCCGCCACAACCCGTGAGGCGTACCGCGCCCTTGGCAGCCTTGATGCGGGGTGATCCCTATGCAGGCCGAACAGACCGGACCGCTCGGGGAAGCGGGCGAACCGCCCGGGGAAAGACCACCGCTCCGCGGGAGCGCGCGCGGTAGGAACAACCGGCTCGCCGCGAGCGTGCCGCTCGGCGAGACGGACCCGCCCGACCAGGTGGAGCTGGCGGTGATCGGGCTCGGCTACGTCGGACTGCCGCTCGCGCGTGAGGCGGCGTCGATCGGCCTGAGAGTCCTGGGCCTGGACCGCGACCCCCGGGTCGTGGAGGCCCTCAACACCGGGCACTCCCATGTCGACGACGTCTCCGACGAGGACGTCCGCCGGATGCTGACGGCCGGGTTCCTCGCGTCCACGGACGACGCGTGCCTGGCCCGTGCGCAGGCGATCGTCATCTGTGTGCCGACGCCGCTCGGCAAGGACGGCGGACCCGACCTCGGCGCGGTCACCGCGGCCACGAGGACGGTGGCCCGGCGGCTGCGGCCCGGGCAGCTGGTGGTGCTGGAGTCGACCACCTATCCCGGGACCACCGAGGAGGTCGTACGGCCGCTCCTGGAGGAGTCGGGGCTGCGGGCCGGAGCGGACTTCGCGCTGGCGTTCTCGCCGGAGCGGATCGACCCCGGCAACACCGCCCACGGCCTGCGCACCACGCCCAAGGTGGTCGGCGGCTGCACCCCGTCGTGCGCGGCCCGCGCGGTCGCCTTCTACGGCAAGCTCGTCGACACCGTCGTCCAGGCGAAGGGCACCCGCGAGGCCGAGATGGCCAAGCTGCTGGAGAACACCTACCGGCACGTGAACATCGCCCTGGTCAACGAACTGGCCGTGATCAGCCACGAGTTGCACGTCGACCTGTGGGACGCGATCCGCTGCGCCGGCACCAAGCCGTTCGGCTTCCAGGCGTTCCGGCCCTCCCCCGGCGTCGGCGGGCACTGCATCCCGATCGACCCCAACTACCTGTCGTACAAGGTGCGTTCGTCCCTCGGCTACGAGTTCCGGTTCGTGGAGCTCGCCCAGGAGATCAACCGGCGGATGCCGGAGTACGTGGTGCGTCGCGCCCAGGACCTCCTCAACCACGCCGGCCGGCCGCTGCACGGCTCGCGGGTGCTGCTGCTCGGCGTCACCTACAAGCCGGACGTGGCGGACCAGCGGGAGTCGCCTGCACTGCCGGTGGCGCGGCTGCTGCGGGAGCGGGAGGCCGAGATCTCCTTCCACGATCCGCATGTGCGGCTGTGGTCCGTGGACGGGGTGAACATCCCGCGCGTCACCGACGTCATGGCGGCGGCGCGCGAGCACGACCTGACGATCCTGCTCCAGGATCACTCGGCCTACGACCTGCCGGCCCTCGGCGACGCGGCCCGCCTGCTGTTCGACACGCGCGGCCGGATCTTCCGGCCCGGGGTCGAGGTGCTGTGACCGCCTGATCTCTCCGGTCCGCCCGGCACGGGCCCCGTCGGGTCCGTCGCCGGTCGGTCCGCCGTTCTCGGATCCGTCGATGCCGGGTCCGTGGTTCTCGGGGCAGTCGAAAGGTGCGTGCTCTGATGCGGATACTCGTCGTGACCGTCGTCCACCATCCCGAGGACGCGCGGATCCTGCACCGGGAGATCGCCGCCCTGCACGAGCACGGCCACCGGATCGTGTACGCCGCTCCCTTCGCGGCCCGGCGGACGTCGCCGCGGCCGAACGTCGAGGGCGTCGACCTGCCCCGGGCCGCCGGCCGGGACCGCCGGGCGGCCTTGCGCGCGGCACGCGCCCTGCTCGCCGAGCGCGGGCCGCAGGCGGACGTCGTCCTGCTGCACGACCCGGAGCTCCTGCTCACCCTGCCCGGCACGATGCGCCGCTGGCGGCGCGCCGGGCATGTCCCGGTCACCGTGTGGGACGTGCACGAGGACACCGCGGCGGCGCTGGTGATGAAGCGCTGGCTGCCCCGGCCGCTGCGACCGCCGCTGCGGCTGGCCGTCCGGGCGGCGGAGCGGACGGCGGAGCGGCATCTGCGGCTGCTCCTCGCCGAGGACGCCTACCAGCGGCGCTTCCGCCGGACGCACCCCGTCGTGGCCAACCTGGCGACGGTGCCGCCGGAGCCACCCGAGCCGCCGGGCGACGACCGGGTCGTCTACCTCGGCCATCTGTCGAAGGCCCGCGGCGCACCCGAACTGATCGAGACGGCCCGGCTGCTGGCGCCCGACATCCGGGTCGAGGTGATCGGCGCGGCCGACCCTGACATCCGGGGCGCGCTGACCGAGGCCGACCGGGACGGCGTGCTGCGCTGGCACGGCTACCTGCCCAACGACCGTGCCCTCGGTCTGCTCTCGGGCAGCCTGGCCGGCCTCTCCCTGCTGCGGGACCAGCCCAACTACCGTCATTCACGGCCCACCAAGGCCGTGGAGTACATGGCGCACGGCGTCCCCGTGGTCACCACACCCACGCCGCTCTCCGCGGAGCTGGTCGAGCGCTACGGCTGCGGTCTCGTCGTCCCCTACGAGGATCCGGCCACGGCCGCCATGGCCGTACGGCATCTGCGCAGCGACCGGGTCATGCGCCGGCGGGCGGCGGCCCGGGGCTGGGAGGCGGCTCGGTCCGACCTCAACTGGGCCGACGCTGCGACCGAGTTCGTGATGTGCCTGGAGTCCTGGGTGAAGGAGGCGTCAGCGGCCGGGGACGACGGCCCCGCCGTCCCGTTCGCCGGCGACAGGGCCCCGACGGCCTGAACTCCTAGGCGTTGGACCAACCCCGTCGGCACAGCACGAGCCGGTAGCCGTCGGGGTCCTCGATCGTGACGCCCCACTCGTTCCAGTACGGGTTGGGCGACGGGACCCGTTTGCCGCCGTGCTCCTCCAGCCGGGCGACCAGGTCCTCCGGCACCGGCCCGTCGACGTAAACGACCAGGAGGTCCTCCTCGGTCGGCCGGGGCTCGACGGGACGGGCGGGCTCGTGCACCAGCTCCAGATGCCAGCCGGCGTCCGGCCAGCCGAGCATCAGCAGGTCGTGCTCGCCAGGTTCCGGGCCGCCGACCGCCCGCCATACGACGCCGAGTCCGAGCCCCTCGGTCCAGAAGCGCTCCGCCGCGGCGAGGTCCCGGGACGGGCGGGCGATCCGGATGTGACTGCGGCCGTCGACCGGCATGGTGACCCTCCGTGTGCTGAACTGAGCGGCGTCGATCCACCGGCAGCGTAGACAGCCCACAGGCACCGAGACCATCGGCCATCGGCCCTGCGACCTGGGCCCTAGGCCCCGCTCCGCGGCACGCCGTAAGCCCGCTCGACGTGCAGGCGCAGCACGAGGCGTCGGTCCCTCACCATCGCGGCGCGGAAGTCCTCCCAGTCGGGGTGCTCCCCCTGGACGTCCCGGTAGAGGCGGACGAGCTCCTCGACCGTCTCGTCGTAGGGGTCCTGTGCGACGGGTGCCAGGTCGGCGGTGCCCTCGGCGACCGCGTACGCCCATCGGTCGGGGGTCGTGACGTGGTACGACGCCCTCGGGTCGCGGCGCAGATTGCGGGTCTTGGCGCGGTCGTCGGTGATCGAGACGCGGATGATGCGCTCGTCGGGGTAGTAGGCGTGGCTCACGTTCGACAGCTGCGGGCGGCCGTCGCGCTTCAGGGTGACCAGCACCCCGCCGTGGCTCTCGGCCAGGAGCGCGAGCAGTGCGTTGTGGGTGGCGTCCTGAGTCATGTCTGCATCAACCCTGGCGGGCGGCCCGCTCATTCCCGCGAGACTCACGTAGACACTGTCTACTCGATCATGGTAGACAGTGTCTATGGAAGCATCGCGAGCAACGGGCACGGACATGGACACGGGGCTGCGGGCACGGCTGGTCGACGTAGGCGTGGAGCTCGTGGCGCAGGAAGGCGTCCAGGCGCTGACCCTGCGGGAGATCGCCCGCCGCGCTGGCGTCTCGCACGGCGCGCCCCGCCGCTATTTCCCCACCCACCTGGAGCTTCTGTCGGCCATCGCGCGCCGCGGCTTCGACGAGCTGGGGGCGCGGGCGACGGCGGCGGTCGGGGTGGGCGACGCGCCCCCGCGGACACAGCTGACCGAGTTGGGGCGGGCGTATCTGGATTTCGCGCTCGGCAATCGCGGGATGTACGAGTTGATGTTCCGTCACGATCTGCTGGAGAGCGGCCATTTGGGGCTGCGGGACACCAGCCTTCCGCTCTTCGGACGCCTGGTGGAGCTGGTGGGCCGAGTGCGTCCCGACGCCGACGCGCGTCTCGTCGCCGGCACGCTGTGGGCGGGGCTGCACGGCATCGCCCAGCTGTGGGGCTGGGGAAGCCTCCAACTCGCCACGGGGACCGACGACTTCGCACCCCTGCTGGGTTCGGTCCTGGACGCCCACCTCGGTCCGGAGGGCGTGTGAACCCGCGTCTCACCCTCACGAGCAGCGTCGTCGGAGCGGTGATCGTCGCGCTCGACGGCACCGTGCTGACCGTGGCCCAGCCCAGCCTCCAGCGCGACCTGGGCGCCTCCTTCGCCCAGGTGCAGTGGACCAGCACCGGCTATCTGATCGCGGTGGCGAGCCTGTTGGTGCTGACCGGGCGGCTTAGTGACCGGCACGGCCACCACCGTGTCTTCGGCATCGGCATGCTCGGCTTCGGAGCGGCGTCGGCGGGCATCGCGTTCGCGCCCGGCGTCGGATGGGTGATCGGACTGCGGGTGGTGCAGGGGGTGTTCGGGGCGCTGCTGCAACCGGCCACGCTCGGGATGCTGCGGGCGGCGTTCCCACCCGACCGACTGCGGACGCCGATCGCCGTACGGACGGCGGCGATCGGTGTGTCGGCCGCCGTCGGACCGCTGCTGGGCGGCGCGCTGGTGGCGGGGCCCGGCTGGCGGGTGGTGTTCCTGCTGAACGTCGTCCCGGCTCTGGTCCTCGGCACGCTCGCCCTCACCGTACGGCCTGCGCGCACGGCCTCCCCCGCCCGGCTCGACGTGCCCGGCGCCCTCCTGCTCGCGCTCACCCTGGCCTGCCTGGTGCACGCCCTCGTGGCGCTGCCGGGCTGGGTCTGGACGGCCTCGACGGCCGCCCTCACCGGTGCCGCGTTCGTGCGGCACGGGCGCCGCACCGCGAGCCCGTTGCTGCCCCCGAGCGTGATCGGGTCCACGGCAGTCGGCTCGGCGCTGGGCATGCTGGTGGCCGCGTCGGCGGCGCTGTCCGGCGCGCTGTTCGCGGGCACGTTCCTGTTGCAGGACACCCTCGATCTTGACCCGTTCCGCAGCGCCCTGGTCAGCCTGCCGCTGGCCGCGCTGATGGTGGCGGCGGCGCCGACGTGCGCGGTGCTGCTGCGCCGGGTCGGTGCCCGGCGTACGACCGCGGCGGCGATGACACTCCTCGCCCTCGGCATCCTCGTCCTGTCCCGCACGCCGGCGACGCCGCTGCTGTGCACGGCGTTCGCACTGGTAGGGGCCGGTTTCGGCACGGTGATGGTGGCGGCGACGCATGTCGTCGTACGGGAGGCGCCCGTCGAGTCGGCCGGGGTCGCGGGCGGGCTCCAGCAGACCGCGATGAACATCGGACCGGTGCTGGGCGTCGCCGTCGCGACCGCGCTCCTGGGCACCGGCGACGGCCCCGGGCTGCCACTGGGTGTCCTCGCCGCCCTCGCCCTGGCCGGCGCGGCACTGGGCCGTGCGCTGCCGGGGCGGCGGGACGCGGCCATGAACGATCATGGCGATTCGAAGGACCGTACACGTGTTCCTGCGCAACGATGAGGTCAGAGGCCGTTCCCGCGGGGTATGCCGGAGCGCACCCTCGTCGTACATATCGGAGGAGAGCGATGGCACTGCTGACACAAGAGGTCGACCCGGGTGAGGTCGGGCTGGACTCGAAGGCGCTGGACCGCCTCGACCAGTACTTCGCCCACTACGTCGACGAGGGGCGGCTGCCCGGCTACCTGGTGGCCGTCGCCCGCGGTGGCCGCGTCGCCCACCTCACCACGCACGGCCACCGTGACCTCGCGGCCGGGCTGCCCGTCGAGGCCGACACGCTGTGGCGGATCTACTCCATGACCAAGCCGGTCACCTCGGTCGCCGCGCTGCTGCTGATGGAGGAGGGCAAGCTGTCGCTCGACGACCCGGTGGCCCGCCATCTGCCGGGCTTCGCCGAGCCCAGGGTGTATGTCGGCGGGTCCGGCGCCGACATGGTGACGCGCCCCGCCGACGGGCCGATAACCGTCCGGCATCTGATGACCCACACCGCCGGGCTGACCTTCGCGTTCTACCGCACGCACCCTGTCGACGCGCTGTACCGCGACGCCAACCTGGACTCGGCGGTGCTGCCGGGCTCCGACCTGGCGGGCACGGTCGACGTGTACGCGCGTCTGCCGCTCCAGTTCGAGCCGGGCACGCAGTGGAACTA
The DNA window shown above is from Streptomyces chartreusis and carries:
- a CDS encoding glycosyltransferase codes for the protein MRILVVTVVHHPEDARILHREIAALHEHGHRIVYAAPFAARRTSPRPNVEGVDLPRAAGRDRRAALRAARALLAERGPQADVVLLHDPELLLTLPGTMRRWRRAGHVPVTVWDVHEDTAAALVMKRWLPRPLRPPLRLAVRAAERTAERHLRLLLAEDAYQRRFRRTHPVVANLATVPPEPPEPPGDDRVVYLGHLSKARGAPELIETARLLAPDIRVEVIGAADPDIRGALTEADRDGVLRWHGYLPNDRALGLLSGSLAGLSLLRDQPNYRHSRPTKAVEYMAHGVPVVTTPTPLSAELVERYGCGLVVPYEDPATAAMAVRHLRSDRVMRRRAAARGWEAARSDLNWADAATEFVMCLESWVKEASAAGDDGPAVPFAGDRAPTA
- a CDS encoding glycosyltransferase family 4 protein, with product MPRKVLLALSLAASVAVGELRQDPLRAALLGVRLLPGPVRRRLGPLERRLTVRARAAGPAAAPSAARVPAPYGIPYRPVPGRVLHLVTNGLPFRHAGYTVRTQKLAEAQLAAGLDPHVVTRIGFPVTGGVLDARAKQHVGGVPQHRLLPPWLPYGQAASLALNAELAARLVDRLRPAVLHAASDHGNGRVALALRETYGLPVVYEVRGFLEETWLTQAPGRGRDDETYRTRRALETQCMREADLVLTLGEAMKAEIVGRGVPGERVLIVPNAVDDAFLAPPPDGAPVRARLGIAPDEFVVGTVGTLAPHEGIGTLLHAGEELRRRGVPLRLLIVGDGPQRPALERLAARLGLDDGTVLFTGRVPHAQVRDFYAVLDVFAVPRTDERVCRLVTPLKPVEAMASGVPVLASDLPALGELVEPEVNGRLIRTESPHSWADELEILLYSRNRRAEWGAAARARVARDRTWKRAAATTREAYRALGSLDAG
- a CDS encoding VOC family protein; the protein is MPVDGRSHIRIARPSRDLAAAERFWTEGLGLGVVWRAVGGPEPGEHDLLMLGWPDAGWHLELVHEPARPVEPRPTEEDLLVVYVDGPVPEDLVARLEEHGGKRVPSPNPYWNEWGVTIEDPDGYRLVLCRRGWSNA
- a CDS encoding PPOX class F420-dependent oxidoreductase, with amino-acid sequence MTQDATHNALLALLAESHGGVLVTLKRDGRPQLSNVSHAYYPDERIIRVSITDDRAKTRNLRRDPRASYHVTTPDRWAYAVAEGTADLAPVAQDPYDETVEELVRLYRDVQGEHPDWEDFRAAMVRDRRLVLRLHVERAYGVPRSGA
- a CDS encoding MFS transporter, with amino-acid sequence MNPRLTLTSSVVGAVIVALDGTVLTVAQPSLQRDLGASFAQVQWTSTGYLIAVASLLVLTGRLSDRHGHHRVFGIGMLGFGAASAGIAFAPGVGWVIGLRVVQGVFGALLQPATLGMLRAAFPPDRLRTPIAVRTAAIGVSAAVGPLLGGALVAGPGWRVVFLLNVVPALVLGTLALTVRPARTASPARLDVPGALLLALTLACLVHALVALPGWVWTASTAALTGAAFVRHGRRTASPLLPPSVIGSTAVGSALGMLVAASAALSGALFAGTFLLQDTLDLDPFRSALVSLPLAALMVAAAPTCAVLLRRVGARRTTAAAMTLLALGILVLSRTPATPLLCTAFALVGAGFGTVMVAATHVVVREAPVESAGVAGGLQQTAMNIGPVLGVAVATALLGTGDGPGLPLGVLAALALAGAALGRALPGRRDAAMNDHGDSKDRTRVPAQR
- a CDS encoding class I SAM-dependent methyltransferase; translated protein: MADGTTTRDGTRTYWEARHADHDDLSSGGHIGLDRPGNELFYAQRLGTLLSLVGDLSSPAAPLFVLDAGCGKGYFARALARCGHRVDAFDASRTAVDHARAGGGGPRYAVAALDEWRGPWPYDIVVCVDVLFHVLDDEEWAAGLRNLASLVRVAGRLIVTDEDTGRRTPRGAHIVHRPLTAYRAELEPLGLRHTLSRPYGFRENRVGFHVFTRTR
- a CDS encoding nucleotide sugar dehydrogenase, translated to MQAEQTGPLGEAGEPPGERPPLRGSARGRNNRLAASVPLGETDPPDQVELAVIGLGYVGLPLAREAASIGLRVLGLDRDPRVVEALNTGHSHVDDVSDEDVRRMLTAGFLASTDDACLARAQAIVICVPTPLGKDGGPDLGAVTAATRTVARRLRPGQLVVLESTTYPGTTEEVVRPLLEESGLRAGADFALAFSPERIDPGNTAHGLRTTPKVVGGCTPSCAARAVAFYGKLVDTVVQAKGTREAEMAKLLENTYRHVNIALVNELAVISHELHVDLWDAIRCAGTKPFGFQAFRPSPGVGGHCIPIDPNYLSYKVRSSLGYEFRFVELAQEINRRMPEYVVRRAQDLLNHAGRPLHGSRVLLLGVTYKPDVADQRESPALPVARLLREREAEISFHDPHVRLWSVDGVNIPRVTDVMAAAREHDLTILLQDHSAYDLPALGDAARLLFDTRGRIFRPGVEVL
- the wecB gene encoding non-hydrolyzing UDP-N-acetylglucosamine 2-epimerase, translated to MNGCVLHVVGTRPNFVKAAPVVAALGAAGSEQVLVHTGQHYDERMSDIFFRQLGLPRPDTDLGVGSGSHARQTADLLIALEGELTARAPALVTVYGDVNSTLAAALAAAKLGIPVAHVEAGLRSFDMTMPEEVNRRLVDQLARLLFATSPEAVGHLAREGVDTGRVHLVGNPMIDTLLTHLEQFDAASARTAHGLPERYGVVTLHRPANVDDPEAAAAAARVLTEAARHLDLVVPLHPRGRAALRAAGLADAPGIHLLDPLGYVEFMSLVRGAAAVITDSGGVQEETTVLGVPCLTLRTTTERPVTVTHGTNRLVTHGELVPALRKLLDGGGAVPAEGPPLWDGRAGARIARVITGWLERHG
- a CDS encoding TetR/AcrR family transcriptional regulator encodes the protein MEASRATGTDMDTGLRARLVDVGVELVAQEGVQALTLREIARRAGVSHGAPRRYFPTHLELLSAIARRGFDELGARATAAVGVGDAPPRTQLTELGRAYLDFALGNRGMYELMFRHDLLESGHLGLRDTSLPLFGRLVELVGRVRPDADARLVAGTLWAGLHGIAQLWGWGSLQLATGTDDFAPLLGSVLDAHLGPEGV